A genomic window from Rhodococcus sp. KBS0724 includes:
- the lexA gene encoding transcriptional repressor LexA encodes MFGGLDASTLPLRQQQILATIRDWVTTNGSSPSTRQIGDAVGLRSTSSVSKHLKSLEEKGFLRRGTAMARQLDVRPFLVGVKGSSSNNSVEVPVVGDIAAGAPILAEEHTDEVLELPRELVGSGTVFGLRVRGESMVDAAICDGDVVVVRRQDEAHSGEIVAAMIDGEATVKVLRRRNGHVYLEPRNSAYKVIDGDQAAILGKVVSVMRRI; translated from the coding sequence ATGTTCGGTGGCCTTGACGCCTCCACCCTCCCGCTTCGCCAGCAGCAGATTCTCGCCACAATCCGGGACTGGGTGACAACGAACGGATCCTCGCCGAGCACCCGGCAAATCGGGGACGCGGTAGGTCTACGGTCGACGTCGTCGGTATCCAAGCACCTCAAGAGTCTCGAGGAAAAGGGATTCCTCCGCAGAGGCACGGCCATGGCTCGGCAACTGGACGTGCGGCCATTCCTCGTCGGAGTCAAGGGGAGTTCGTCGAACAACAGTGTCGAGGTGCCGGTAGTCGGTGATATCGCGGCCGGCGCACCGATCCTCGCAGAGGAGCACACGGATGAGGTTCTGGAACTCCCGCGTGAACTCGTCGGCTCCGGAACTGTATTCGGGCTTCGGGTGCGCGGTGAGTCGATGGTGGACGCCGCGATCTGCGACGGCGACGTTGTTGTGGTGCGCCGCCAGGACGAAGCCCATTCCGGCGAGATTGTCGCTGCGATGATCGACGGTGAGGCCACGGTGAAGGTTCTCAGGCGCCGTAACGGCCACGTCTATCTCGAGCCCCGAAACTCGGCGTACAAAGTCATTGATGGTGATCAGGCAGCGATCCTGGGCAAAGTGGTTTCAGTGATGCGGCGGATCTGA